One genomic region from Desulfurobacteriaceae bacterium encodes:
- a CDS encoding DUF262 domain-containing protein translates to MDSKKQNEKIFDVELTEFPRLLEGNVLYLIPHYQRPYAWEKKQIEDFFFDIKNVSERDIRNYIFGTVFLAEVALDELKNFVNKKVYQQIKNLENERTKFYLIIDGQQRLTTLWLFLFAMLRKLKGMGKESEIKKKLFVEDSEPRIFLGSPIDYDFLKELANAKNIEKLCPKTYSQELMRRAFCYFIENLANHSSSRLYESLENLKVIKTVINVRELTKKEEETAFSELINIFVSQTDRGKRLTALEKLKSLMIYYANLLFGEEVRNEKNNDINELFADIYELLESLTSERFMVFKSAKEAEATTMHLLNLLLYRSNAVSGKSFYRYVIDVIKKEKESSSLDGSIKYSIDIWYESGEDTIYQAINKAFRDLINYDLKSEAKKLFSVLYESLKEIKQYYSTLKESITNVEKSGIDILSNELSYSVREFLGIYGASRFTHYIALNLNSELKFNKTFDVEEEQKFLLEERKKKLGLVSFKERLEKRIDYLKKKFKDSAEFLEEYLKHESSCLKEFLTERAYILNILEFSEMFVWKLGKRPWGGLFNFSNHLKEGKYRFISSQSNKCYRKDFYKYPIYDFREDYFYVLAEFERINFDYDKSSFEKNILKPLSKRPRGLQREHLFSVNSQEKDLLKEAFKRIERDFYKNDLPYSLEEEKERDWDYEKWVNNIGNIFLVESKLNISEGNRSIFDKAETYEKKTGENYPDIKGTKDFAKKIIGLKNKLKNELKLRDEFRSFKELEQILEQRGVREDYLYIVEAFKLLVDIRYYKILMFFACRF, encoded by the coding sequence ATGGATTCTAAAAAGCAAAATGAGAAAATATTTGATGTTGAATTAACAGAGTTTCCTCGATTATTGGAAGGTAATGTTTTGTATCTCATACCACATTATCAAAGACCTTATGCTTGGGAAAAAAAACAGATAGAGGATTTTTTCTTTGATATCAAAAATGTATCTGAAAGAGATATAAGAAACTATATCTTTGGTACTGTGTTCTTGGCAGAGGTTGCTTTAGATGAGTTAAAGAATTTTGTAAATAAAAAAGTTTACCAGCAGATTAAAAACTTGGAAAATGAAAGAACCAAGTTTTATCTCATTATAGATGGACAACAAAGATTAACAACTTTATGGTTATTTTTATTTGCTATGCTACGAAAGTTGAAAGGAATGGGTAAAGAAAGTGAAATAAAGAAAAAACTGTTCGTCGAGGATTCTGAACCAAGAATTTTTCTTGGATCTCCGATAGACTATGATTTCTTGAAAGAACTTGCTAATGCTAAAAACATTGAAAAGCTATGTCCTAAAACTTACAGTCAAGAATTAATGAGGAGAGCTTTTTGTTATTTTATTGAAAATCTTGCAAACCATAGTAGTAGTAGATTGTATGAATCCCTTGAGAATCTAAAAGTTATCAAAACAGTTATTAATGTAAGAGAACTAACGAAAAAAGAAGAGGAAACAGCATTTTCTGAACTTATAAACATCTTTGTTTCTCAGACGGATAGAGGTAAAAGATTAACTGCCTTAGAAAAACTTAAAAGCTTAATGATTTATTATGCTAACTTATTATTTGGGGAAGAAGTAAGAAATGAAAAAAACAACGATATTAATGAACTTTTTGCAGACATCTACGAACTTTTAGAGTCCTTAACTTCAGAAAGATTCATGGTTTTCAAAAGTGCAAAAGAAGCAGAAGCCACTACAATGCATCTCTTAAATCTCCTTTTATATAGATCTAATGCAGTAAGTGGAAAAAGTTTCTATAGATATGTGATAGATGTAATTAAGAAAGAGAAGGAAAGTTCTTCTCTGGATGGAAGTATTAAGTACTCAATAGATATATGGTATGAATCAGGGGAAGATACTATATATCAAGCAATAAATAAAGCCTTTAGGGATCTTATAAATTACGATCTAAAAAGTGAAGCTAAGAAACTATTTAGTGTTTTGTATGAAAGTTTAAAGGAAATTAAGCAGTATTACTCAACATTAAAAGAAAGTATTACCAATGTAGAGAAATCAGGCATTGATATTCTGAGTAATGAACTTTCTTATTCCGTTAGAGAATTCTTGGGCATTTATGGGGCTTCAAGATTTACACATTACATAGCTTTGAATCTTAACTCGGAACTTAAGTTTAACAAAACTTTTGATGTTGAAGAGGAACAGAAGTTTCTCTTAGAAGAAAGGAAGAAAAAGTTAGGACTTGTATCCTTCAAGGAGAGATTAGAAAAGAGAATTGATTACTTGAAGAAAAAATTTAAAGATTCTGCCGAATTCCTTGAAGAGTATCTCAAACATGAATCTTCGTGTTTGAAAGAGTTTTTAACAGAAAGAGCTTATATACTCAATATTTTAGAGTTTTCAGAAATGTTTGTTTGGAAACTTGGTAAACGTCCTTGGGGAGGACTCTTTAACTTTTCCAATCATCTAAAGGAAGGAAAGTATAGATTTATCAGTTCTCAATCTAACAAATGTTATAGAAAGGATTTCTATAAATATCCCATTTATGACTTTAGAGAGGATTACTTTTACGTTTTAGCTGAATTTGAAAGAATTAATTTTGACTATGATAAGTCATCATTTGAGAAAAACATACTAAAGCCCTTATCTAAAAGACCAAGAGGTCTACAGAGAGAACACTTGTTTTCCGTTAATTCGCAAGAAAAAGACTTACTAAAAGAAGCATTTAAAAGAATAGAGAGGGACTTTTATAAAAATGATCTTCCCTACTCCTTAGAAGAAGAAAAAGAAAGAGACTGGGACTATGAAAAATGGGTAAATAATATAGGAAACATCTTTTTAGTAGAGTCTAAACTAAATATAAGTGAAGGTAACCGTTCTATATTTGATAAGGCGGAAACATACGAGAAAAAAACAGGAGAAAATTATCCAGATATTAAAGGTACTAAAGATTTTGCAAAAAAGATAATAGGGTTAAAGAACAAGTTGAAAAATGAGTTAAAGTTGAGAGATGAGTTTAGAAGCTTCAAGGAGTTAGAACAAATATTGGAGCAAAGGGGAGTAAGAGAGGACTATTTATATATAGTAGAGGCGTTCAAACTTCTTGTAGATATAAGATATTACAAGATACTTATGTTTTTCGCTTGTAGATTTTAG
- a CDS encoding cell division protein FtsZ, with protein MSGIVDKTSQKPTIKVIGIGECGCNTVEMIFAKGIKGIEFIAIDTDVQTLLRIQGPIKIQIEEGFIEFLEAEEKQAVKERSLLKEESKLRKAIEGYNLVFIITGMGGETGTRVAPLIAKVAKDMGILTVGIVTYPFNFEGKKRHERAKIGIRKLKEFVDTLIVVPNQKLLDVASNDMSVLDAFRLLIDDVFYQAIKRIVEPITKVGLISIDFSDVRTVIRNGGYAFIGSGKATGKDKGIVAARKAINSPFLKDVQLEKASYVLISIKGGMDLTLDEVYEAVRLVEERTKRDNTNFFFAVNIEEEIEDSVEITVIATGISKAVW; from the coding sequence ATGTCTGGCATAGTAGATAAAACATCACAGAAACCAACTATTAAAGTTATTGGAATAGGAGAATGTGGTTGTAATACCGTTGAAATGATTTTTGCTAAAGGAATTAAAGGAATTGAGTTTATAGCTATAGATACAGACGTTCAGACACTTTTGAGAATTCAAGGACCAATTAAGATTCAGATAGAAGAAGGTTTTATCGAATTTCTTGAGGCTGAGGAAAAACAGGCAGTAAAAGAACGGTCACTCTTAAAGGAAGAATCTAAGCTTAGAAAAGCTATTGAGGGTTATAATTTAGTGTTTATTATCACCGGTATGGGAGGGGAAACAGGAACAAGAGTAGCACCTTTAATAGCCAAAGTCGCAAAAGATATGGGAATTTTAACTGTTGGTATCGTTACTTATCCTTTCAATTTTGAGGGAAAGAAAAGACACGAACGCGCAAAGATTGGAATAAGAAAACTTAAAGAGTTTGTGGATACCTTAATCGTTGTTCCTAATCAAAAACTTCTTGATGTTGCTTCTAATGATATGAGTGTATTGGACGCTTTTAGGTTATTGATTGATGATGTTTTTTACCAAGCAATAAAAAGAATAGTTGAACCCATAACGAAAGTTGGACTTATTAGCATCGATTTTTCTGATGTAAGAACCGTGATACGTAATGGTGGTTATGCTTTTATTGGTAGCGGTAAAGCAACTGGGAAAGACAAAGGCATAGTGGCTGCAAGAAAAGCAATAAATAGTCCTTTTCTAAAAGATGTTCAACTTGAGAAGGCAAGCTACGTGTTGATAAGCATAAAAGGTGGAATGGATCTGACACTTGACGAAGTTTATGAGGCAGTAAGACTAGTAGAAGAAAGGACAAAGAGAGACAACACAAATTTTTTCTTTGCAGTTAACATAGAGGAAGAAATAGAAGACTCTGTAGAGATAACCGTTATAGCAACAGGGATAAGTAAAGCGGTTTGGTAG
- a CDS encoding type II toxin-antitoxin system PemK/MazF family toxin, translated as MDLIRGGIYLAKLSPTKGAEPGKTRPVVVIQRQEILSSYPTVLVAPITSNLKGKYPMRLFIKARERLEKDSAVMIDQIRAIDLSRVIPDRIASLTREEMRKLEKAICFFIGADDF; from the coding sequence ATGGACTTGATTAGAGGCGGGATATACTTAGCAAAACTCAGTCCAACGAAGGGAGCAGAACCTGGCAAAACGAGACCTGTGGTAGTCATCCAAAGGCAAGAAATTCTTAGTAGCTATCCTACAGTTCTTGTAGCGCCGATAACCTCTAATCTCAAAGGCAAGTACCCCATGAGGCTTTTCATAAAGGCAAGGGAACGTTTAGAAAAGGATTCGGCAGTCATGATAGACCAGATAAGGGCAATTGACTTATCAAGAGTCATTCCTGATAGGATAGCTTCTCTGACGAGGGAAGAAATGAGAAAGTTAGAAAAAGCCATCTGCTTCTTTATTGGTGCTGATGATTTTTGA
- a CDS encoding ribbon-helix-helix domain-containing protein, with protein sequence MKTYTIRLDDQFFELLENLSKKTKSPKSLIVKKALLLYKRELEKQEMLKDLIESARELAEDPENLKDIRDLEGTVTDGLD encoded by the coding sequence TTGAAGACTTATACGATTAGGTTAGATGATCAATTCTTTGAATTGTTAGAGAACCTATCTAAGAAAACAAAAAGTCCTAAAAGCCTGATAGTTAAAAAAGCTCTTCTTCTGTACAAAAGGGAACTTGAAAAACAGGAGATGTTAAAGGATTTAATTGAATCTGCAAGGGAACTTGCAGAGGACCCGGAAAACCTAAAAGATATTAGAGATTTAGAAGGGACGGTGACAGATGGACTTGATTAG